From the Pseudomonas putida genome, one window contains:
- the polA gene encoding DNA polymerase I, which translates to MSQAPLVLVDGSSYLYRAFHALPPLTTSKGMPTGAVKGVLNMLKSLRKQYPDSLFAVVFDAKGGTFRDAMFAEYKANRPSMPDDLRVQVEPLHASVRALGYPLLCVEGVEADDVIGTLARSSATQGRPVIISTGDKDMAQLVDGHVTLVNTMTGSVLDVAGVHEKFGVGPEHIIDFLALMGDKVDNIPGVPGVGEKTAVGLLTGIGGGLSDLYANLDKVPTLAIRGAKTLPAKLEEHRDSAFLSYELATIKCDVPLDVEVEALVCGEPDREALLALYTEMEFKSWVAEVQRDAARAGDVAPVVEAPVANVEPKYETILDQARFDAWLEKLRQAPLFAFDTETTSLDAQQAQLVGLSFAVEPHEAAYVPLAHDYEGAPTQLDREAVLLALKPLLEDPAKAKVGQNAKYDINILANNSPAIEMRGVAYDTMLESYVLNSTATRHDMDSLALKYLDHTTIAFEDIAGKGAKQLTFNQINLDKAGPYAAEDADITLRLHHALQARLAQTPSVQPVLMDIEMPLVPVLAKIERQGALVDAALLQVQSGELGVKMAELEQRAYALAGEEFNLGSPKQLGAILYDKLGMPVLSKTAKGQPSTAEAVLDELAEQGYPLPEVLMQYRSLSKLKSTYTDKLPGQINPRTGRIHTSYQQAVAATGRLSSSDPNLQNIPIRTAEGRRIRQAFVASPGYKLLAADYSQIELRIMAHLAKDEGLLHAFRNDLDVHRATAAEVFSVALEDVTTDQRRSAKAINFGLIYGMSAFGLAKQIGVDRKQSQDYIDRYFARYPGVLAYMERTRAQAAEQGFVETLFGRRLYLPDINAKNPALRKGAERTAINAPMQGTAADIIKRAMVNVDNWLSESGLDARVILQVHDELVLEVREDLVDQVKDEIRTQMSNAAQLDVPLVVEAGVGSNWDEAH; encoded by the coding sequence ATGAGCCAAGCGCCCCTCGTCCTGGTGGACGGTTCCTCCTACCTCTACCGCGCCTTTCACGCGCTACCGCCGCTGACCACTTCCAAGGGCATGCCGACCGGTGCGGTCAAGGGTGTGCTGAACATGCTCAAGAGCCTGCGCAAGCAATACCCCGACAGCCTGTTCGCCGTGGTCTTCGACGCCAAGGGCGGGACCTTCCGTGATGCCATGTTCGCTGAGTACAAGGCCAACCGGCCGAGCATGCCCGATGACCTGCGCGTGCAGGTCGAGCCGCTGCATGCCAGCGTCCGGGCATTGGGTTACCCGCTGCTGTGCGTCGAAGGCGTCGAGGCCGATGACGTGATCGGCACCCTCGCCCGCAGCAGCGCGACTCAGGGCCGGCCGGTGATCATCTCGACCGGCGACAAGGACATGGCGCAACTGGTGGACGGCCACGTGACCCTGGTCAACACCATGACCGGCAGCGTGCTGGACGTGGCCGGCGTGCACGAGAAATTCGGCGTTGGCCCGGAACACATCATCGACTTCCTCGCCCTGATGGGTGACAAGGTCGACAATATTCCGGGCGTGCCCGGCGTCGGCGAGAAAACTGCAGTTGGCCTGCTGACCGGAATCGGCGGTGGCCTCAGCGACCTGTACGCCAACCTCGACAAGGTCCCGACCCTGGCCATCCGCGGCGCCAAGACCCTGCCGGCCAAGCTCGAAGAGCACCGCGACTCGGCGTTTCTGTCCTACGAACTGGCCACCATCAAGTGCGACGTGCCGCTGGATGTGGAAGTCGAGGCGCTGGTTTGCGGCGAGCCTGACCGCGAGGCGCTGCTGGCGCTGTACACCGAAATGGAGTTCAAGAGCTGGGTCGCCGAGGTGCAGCGCGATGCGGCCAGGGCCGGCGATGTCGCCCCTGTGGTCGAAGCGCCGGTCGCCAACGTCGAGCCCAAGTACGAAACCATTCTCGACCAGGCCCGCTTCGACGCCTGGTTGGAGAAGCTGCGCCAGGCGCCGCTGTTCGCCTTCGACACCGAGACCACCAGCCTGGACGCCCAACAGGCGCAGCTGGTGGGCCTGTCGTTTGCCGTCGAGCCCCATGAAGCGGCCTATGTGCCCCTGGCCCACGACTACGAAGGCGCCCCGACCCAGCTAGACCGCGAGGCTGTGCTGCTGGCACTGAAGCCGCTGCTGGAAGACCCGGCCAAGGCCAAGGTCGGGCAGAACGCCAAGTACGACATCAACATCCTCGCCAACAACTCGCCCGCCATCGAGATGCGCGGCGTGGCCTACGACACCATGCTCGAGTCGTACGTGCTCAACTCCACCGCCACCCGTCATGACATGGACAGCCTGGCGCTGAAGTACCTCGACCACACCACCATCGCCTTCGAGGACATCGCTGGCAAGGGTGCCAAGCAGCTGACCTTCAACCAGATCAACCTGGACAAGGCCGGCCCTTATGCCGCCGAGGACGCCGACATCACCCTGCGCCTGCACCACGCGCTGCAGGCGCGTTTGGCGCAGACGCCGAGCGTGCAGCCGGTACTGATGGACATCGAGATGCCGCTGGTGCCGGTGCTGGCCAAGATCGAGCGCCAGGGCGCGCTGGTCGATGCCGCGTTGCTGCAGGTGCAAAGCGGTGAGCTGGGCGTGAAGATGGCCGAACTGGAGCAACGTGCCTACGCGCTGGCCGGCGAGGAGTTCAACCTTGGCTCGCCCAAGCAATTGGGCGCGATTCTGTATGACAAGCTGGGCATGCCGGTGCTGAGCAAGACCGCCAAGGGCCAGCCCTCCACCGCTGAAGCGGTGCTCGACGAACTTGCCGAGCAGGGCTACCCGCTGCCCGAGGTGCTGATGCAGTACCGCAGCCTGAGCAAGCTCAAGAGCACCTACACCGACAAGCTGCCAGGGCAGATCAACCCGCGCACCGGGCGTATCCACACGTCCTACCAGCAGGCCGTGGCCGCCACCGGGCGCCTGTCGTCCAGCGATCCGAACCTGCAGAACATCCCGATCCGCACCGCCGAGGGGCGGCGCATTCGCCAGGCCTTCGTTGCCAGCCCCGGCTACAAGCTGCTGGCGGCGGACTATTCGCAGATCGAACTGCGCATCATGGCCCACCTGGCCAAGGATGAAGGCCTGCTGCATGCCTTCCGCAACGATCTGGACGTGCACCGCGCGACGGCAGCGGAAGTGTTCAGCGTGGCGCTGGAAGACGTCACCACCGACCAGCGCCGCAGCGCCAAGGCCATCAACTTCGGCCTGATCTACGGCATGAGTGCGTTCGGCCTGGCCAAGCAGATTGGCGTCGACCGCAAGCAGTCGCAGGATTACATCGACCGCTACTTCGCCCGCTACCCGGGCGTGCTGGCCTACATGGAGCGCACCCGCGCCCAGGCCGCCGAGCAAGGCTTCGTCGAAACCCTGTTCGGCCGCCGCTTGTACCTGCCAGACATCAACGCCAAGAACCCGGCCCTGCGCAAAGGCGCCGAGCGCACGGCAATCAACGCGCCGATGCAGGGCACCGCCGCCGACATCATCAAGCGCGCCATGGTCAACGTCGACAACTGGCTGAGCGAGAGCGGCCTGGATGCGCGGGTGATCCTGCAGGTGCACGACGAACTGGTGCTGGAAGTACGTGAAGACCTGGTCGACCAGGTGAAAGATGAAATCCGCACGCAAATGAGCAACGCCGCGCAACTGGATGTTCCGCTGGTGGTCGAAGCAGGTGTTGGTTCGAATTGGGACGAAGCTCACTGA
- a CDS encoding DUF2782 domain-containing protein, protein MRTLNRLLLLGLLATMPVVTLAADDAPSADPDVTIRTEGDKTIQEYRQNGFLYAIKITPKNGKPYFLVRADGTDANFIRSDQPDMLIPSWKIFEW, encoded by the coding sequence ATGCGTACACTCAATCGCTTGTTACTGCTGGGCCTGCTGGCAACCATGCCAGTCGTCACCCTCGCGGCGGACGACGCGCCATCGGCCGATCCCGATGTCACCATTCGCACGGAAGGCGATAAAACCATCCAGGAATACCGGCAAAACGGCTTCCTGTATGCGATCAAGATCACGCCGAAAAACGGCAAGCCGTATTTCCTGGTCCGCGCCGATGGCACCGATGCCAACTTCATTCGTTCCGACCAACCGGACATGCTGATCCCGTCCTGGAAGATCTTCGAGTGGTAA
- a CDS encoding homoserine kinase, whose product MSVFTPVTRPELETFLAPYELGRLLDFQGIAAGTENSNFFVSLEQGEFVLTLVERGPVEDMPFFIDLLDVLHNADMPVPYALRDRDGNALRELCGKPALLQPRLSGKHIKAPNPQHCAQVGELLAHIHLATRERIIERRTDRGLDWMLASGAELLPRLSPEQAALLQPALDEITAHKAPIMALPRANLHADLFRDNVMFEGTHLTGVIDFYNACSGPMLYDIAITVNDWCLDDHGAIDVPRAQALLGAYAALRPFTAAEAELWPEMLRVGCVRFWLSRLIAAESFAGMDVMIHDPSEFEVRLAQRQQVALHLPFAL is encoded by the coding sequence ATGTCAGTCTTCACCCCCGTGACCCGGCCTGAGCTGGAAACCTTTCTGGCGCCGTACGAGCTGGGCCGTCTGCTCGACTTTCAGGGCATTGCCGCCGGTACCGAAAACAGCAACTTCTTCGTCAGCCTCGAACAGGGTGAGTTCGTCCTGACGCTGGTCGAGCGCGGGCCGGTCGAGGACATGCCGTTCTTCATCGACCTGCTCGACGTGCTGCACAATGCCGACATGCCGGTGCCCTACGCCCTGCGTGACCGTGACGGCAATGCCCTGCGCGAACTGTGCGGCAAGCCGGCCTTGCTGCAGCCGCGGCTGTCGGGCAAGCACATCAAGGCGCCGAACCCCCAGCACTGCGCCCAGGTGGGCGAGCTGCTGGCGCACATTCACCTGGCCACCCGCGAACGCATCATCGAGCGCCGTACCGACCGAGGCCTGGACTGGATGCTGGCCTCGGGTGCCGAACTGCTGCCGCGCCTGAGCCCCGAGCAGGCTGCGCTGCTGCAACCGGCGCTGGACGAGATCACCGCGCACAAGGCGCCGATCATGGCCTTGCCGCGTGCCAACCTGCACGCCGACCTGTTCCGCGACAACGTGATGTTCGAAGGCACTCACCTGACCGGTGTCATCGACTTCTACAACGCCTGCTCCGGGCCGATGCTGTATGACATCGCCATCACCGTGAACGACTGGTGCCTGGATGACCACGGTGCGATCGATGTGCCGCGCGCACAGGCACTGCTGGGGGCCTATGCGGCGCTGCGGCCGTTTACCGCTGCCGAAGCCGAGCTGTGGCCGGAAATGTTGCGGGTAGGCTGCGTGCGCTTCTGGCTGTCGCGCCTGATTGCCGCAGAATCGTTTGCCGGGATGGATGTGATGATCCACGACCCGAGCGAGTTCGAGGTGCGCTTGGCGCAGCGCCAGCAGGTGGCATTGCACCTGCCGTTCGCCCTCTAG
- a CDS encoding zinc ABC transporter substrate-binding protein produces the protein METLLCYLFLTSRVFIVSRFLVLFVAFIACSAQADVRVLTSIKPLQQIAAAVQDGVGKPDVLLPPGASPHHYALRPSDVRKVGDADLLYWIGPDMENFLPRVLGSRSKPTVAVQSLSGMKLRHFGEDSHSHEEADQDDHDHDHRPGSLDAHLWLSSVNARVIAAKMAADLAAADPANAARYQSNLKAFTERLDGMDARIKARVTGIAGKPYFVFHEAFDYFESAYGLQHTGVFSVASEVQPGAQHVAAMRKRLQEVGKTCVFSEPPLRPRLAETLTAGLPVRLAELDALGGTDPVDAKGYERLLEKLGGDLAGCLEQL, from the coding sequence ATGGAGACGTTATTATGTTACCTGTTTCTGACGAGTCGAGTATTCATCGTGTCCCGATTCCTTGTGCTTTTTGTCGCTTTCATCGCCTGCTCGGCGCAGGCCGACGTGCGCGTGCTGACCAGCATCAAACCCCTGCAGCAGATTGCCGCCGCCGTGCAGGATGGCGTGGGCAAGCCGGACGTGCTGCTGCCGCCGGGCGCTTCGCCGCACCACTATGCCCTGCGCCCGTCCGACGTGCGCAAGGTCGGCGACGCCGACCTGCTGTACTGGATCGGCCCAGACATGGAGAACTTCCTGCCGCGGGTGCTGGGCAGCCGCAGCAAGCCGACGGTGGCCGTGCAGTCGCTTTCAGGCATGAAGCTGCGCCACTTCGGTGAGGACAGCCATTCCCATGAGGAGGCGGACCAGGACGACCATGACCACGATCACCGCCCAGGCAGCCTGGATGCGCACCTGTGGCTGTCGTCGGTCAACGCCCGGGTGATCGCGGCGAAGATGGCGGCTGACTTGGCGGCGGCTGATCCTGCCAATGCGGCGCGCTACCAGAGCAACCTGAAAGCCTTCACCGAGCGCCTGGATGGCATGGATGCGCGGATCAAGGCGCGGGTGACCGGGATCGCCGGCAAGCCCTACTTCGTGTTCCATGAGGCGTTCGACTACTTCGAGTCGGCCTATGGCCTGCAGCACACTGGCGTGTTCAGTGTGGCGTCGGAGGTGCAGCCGGGCGCGCAGCATGTGGCCGCGATGCGCAAGCGTCTGCAGGAAGTGGGCAAGACCTGTGTGTTCAGCGAGCCACCGCTGCGGCCGCGCCTGGCCGAGACACTGACGGCCGGGCTGCCGGTGCGGTTGGCGGAGCTGGATGCCTTGGGCGGGACCGATCCGGTGGATGCCAAGGGCTATGAGCGCCTGCTCGAGAAGCTCGGTGGTGACCTCGCAGGTTGCCTGGAGCAGTTGTAA
- the zur gene encoding zinc uptake transcriptional repressor Zur — protein MSITPLAHRPHDHSHCVHSALSEADALCTRQGLRLTALRRRVLELVWQSHKPLGAYDILAVLSEQDGRRAAPPTVYRALDFLLENGLVHRIASLNAFIGCSHPEHAHQGQFLICRECHVAIELEQDSISDAIINSANGVGFSVETQTVEIVGLCANCRSAA, from the coding sequence ATGTCCATCACGCCGCTGGCTCACCGTCCCCACGATCATTCCCATTGCGTGCACAGCGCCTTGTCCGAAGCCGATGCCTTGTGCACGCGCCAGGGCCTGCGCCTGACCGCACTGCGCCGGCGTGTGCTGGAGCTGGTGTGGCAGAGCCACAAGCCGCTGGGTGCCTACGACATCCTCGCCGTGCTCAGCGAGCAGGACGGCCGCCGCGCTGCGCCGCCGACTGTGTACCGTGCGCTGGACTTCCTGCTGGAAAACGGCCTGGTACACCGCATCGCCTCGCTCAACGCCTTCATCGGCTGCAGCCACCCGGAGCACGCGCACCAGGGCCAGTTCCTGATCTGCCGCGAATGCCACGTGGCCATCGAGCTGGAGCAGGACAGCATCAGCGACGCCATCATCAACAGCGCCAATGGCGTGGGCTTCAGCGTCGAAACCCAGACGGTGGAAATCGTCGGCCTGTGCGCCAACTGCCGGAGCGCAGCATGA
- the znuC gene encoding zinc ABC transporter ATP-binding protein ZnuC translates to MSDALIRLEQVGVSFGGEAVLDSIDLSVAPGQIVTLIGPNGAGKTTLVRAVLGLLKPHRGKVWRKPKLRIGYMPQKIQVDATLPLSVLRFLRLVPGVDRAAALSALQEVGAEQVIDSPIQTISGGEMQRVLLARALLREPQLLVLDEPVQGVDVVGQTELYNLITRLRDRHGCGVLMVSHDLHLVMSATDQVVCLNRHVCCSGHPEQVSNDPAFVELFGQNAPSLAVYHHHHDHSHDLHGSVVAPGTHVHGEHCKHG, encoded by the coding sequence ATGAGCGACGCCCTGATCCGCCTCGAGCAGGTCGGCGTCAGTTTCGGTGGCGAGGCCGTGCTCGACAGCATCGACCTGTCGGTGGCGCCCGGCCAGATCGTTACCCTGATCGGCCCCAACGGTGCCGGCAAGACTACCCTGGTGCGCGCCGTACTCGGGCTGCTCAAACCGCACCGCGGCAAGGTCTGGCGCAAACCGAAGCTGCGTATCGGCTACATGCCGCAAAAGATCCAGGTGGATGCCACGCTGCCGCTGTCAGTACTGCGCTTCTTGCGCCTGGTGCCCGGCGTAGACCGCGCGGCTGCCTTGTCGGCACTGCAGGAAGTGGGTGCCGAACAGGTCATCGACAGCCCGATTCAGACCATTTCCGGTGGCGAGATGCAGCGGGTGCTGCTGGCCCGCGCGCTGCTGCGCGAGCCGCAGCTGCTGGTGCTCGATGAGCCCGTGCAGGGTGTCGACGTAGTCGGCCAGACCGAGCTGTACAACCTGATCACCCGCCTGCGCGACCGCCACGGCTGCGGCGTGCTGATGGTCTCCCACGACCTGCATCTGGTGATGAGCGCCACCGACCAGGTGGTCTGCCTGAACCGCCACGTATGCTGCTCGGGCCACCCCGAGCAAGTCAGCAACGACCCGGCCTTTGTCGAGCTGTTCGGCCAGAACGCCCCGAGCCTGGCTGTCTATCACCACCATCACGACCACAGCCACGACCTGCACGGCTCGGTCGTCGCCCCTGGCACCCATGTTCACGGAGAGCACTGCAAGCATGGCTGA
- the znuB gene encoding zinc ABC transporter permease subunit ZnuB, whose protein sequence is MADFLLYALLAGLSLAVVAGPLGSFVVWRRMAYFGDTLSHAALLGVAMGFVLDVSPALAVTVGCLLLAILLVTLQQRQPLASDTLLGILAPSTLSLGLVVLSFMHDVRIDLMAYLFGDLLAISTTDLAWILGGSALVLLLLAALWRPLLAITVHEELAMVEGLPVAGLRMALMLLIAVVIAVAMKIVGVLLITSLLIIPAAAAQRHARSPEQMALGASLLGITAVCGGLAMSWFKDTPAGPSIVVCAAVLFLLSLALPKR, encoded by the coding sequence ATGGCTGATTTTCTTCTTTACGCCTTGCTTGCGGGTCTTTCCCTGGCAGTGGTAGCGGGCCCGCTCGGCTCGTTCGTGGTGTGGCGGCGCATGGCGTACTTCGGCGATACCTTGTCCCACGCCGCGCTGCTGGGCGTGGCGATGGGCTTCGTGCTGGATGTCAGCCCGGCCCTGGCGGTGACCGTGGGCTGCCTGCTGCTGGCGATCCTGCTGGTGACCTTGCAGCAACGCCAGCCGCTAGCCTCCGATACGCTGCTTGGCATCCTCGCCCCCAGCACCCTGTCGCTGGGCCTGGTGGTGCTGAGCTTCATGCATGATGTGCGCATCGACCTGATGGCCTACCTGTTCGGCGACCTGCTGGCCATCAGCACCACCGACCTGGCGTGGATCCTGGGCGGCAGCGCGCTGGTCCTACTGCTGCTCGCCGCGCTGTGGCGACCGTTGCTGGCCATCACCGTGCACGAAGAACTGGCGATGGTCGAAGGCCTGCCGGTAGCGGGCCTGCGCATGGCCCTGATGTTGCTGATTGCCGTGGTCATTGCCGTGGCCATGAAGATCGTCGGCGTGCTGCTGATCACCTCGCTGTTGATCATTCCCGCCGCCGCGGCACAGCGCCACGCCCGCTCGCCAGAGCAGATGGCACTGGGCGCCAGCCTGCTCGGCATTACCGCCGTATGCGGCGGCCTGGCCATGTCCTGGTTCAAGGACACCCCGGCCGGGCCATCGATCGTGGTCTGCGCGGCAGTGCTATTCTTGCTGAGCCTGGCCCTGCCAAAACGCTGA
- a CDS encoding PA5502 family lipoprotein, with protein sequence MKPFASRYLLVAAFSLFLAACSSAPVEQADAPAQADAWQQLQQSIASNELATAEDQLAALQAQSPDDARLEQNQRQLAEAYLKRSQIVLQKGDVNAAATALARARALMPQAPAVTGGDAVTQARKAELEKAEAALKAAEAKPQARVIDPTAPSTVIALKTTDIRAMRRQLDEIAKDVVNYQCDVVFQVPRTQDAPWLKNLLEKRVHKLDSGFQLKQKHEIQRSMPAQVVLVPHQR encoded by the coding sequence ATGAAGCCGTTCGCATCCCGTTATCTGCTTGTTGCCGCGTTTTCCCTGTTCCTGGCTGCGTGTTCCAGCGCGCCGGTCGAGCAGGCCGATGCACCTGCCCAAGCCGATGCCTGGCAGCAGCTGCAACAGAGTATCGCCAGCAACGAGCTGGCCACCGCCGAAGACCAGCTGGCTGCCCTGCAGGCGCAGTCGCCGGATGACGCACGCCTGGAGCAAAACCAGCGCCAGCTGGCCGAGGCCTACCTGAAACGCAGCCAGATCGTGCTGCAGAAGGGCGATGTCAATGCCGCCGCCACTGCACTGGCGCGGGCCCGGGCGCTGATGCCGCAAGCACCGGCCGTAACCGGCGGCGACGCCGTGACCCAGGCGCGCAAGGCCGAGCTGGAGAAGGCCGAAGCGGCCTTGAAGGCGGCTGAGGCCAAGCCGCAAGCGCGGGTGATCGACCCTACGGCGCCGAGCACGGTGATTGCGCTGAAGACCACCGACATCCGGGCGATGCGTCGCCAGCTCGATGAGATTGCCAAGGACGTGGTCAATTACCAGTGTGACGTGGTGTTCCAGGTGCCGCGTACTCAGGATGCGCCTTGGCTGAAAAACCTGCTGGAGAAGCGCGTGCACAAGCTCGACAGCGGGTTCCAGCTGAAGCAGAAGCATGAGATTCAGCGATCGATGCCGGCGCAGGTGGTTCTCGTCCCGCATCAGCGTTGA